One genomic segment of Mus pahari chromosome 4, PAHARI_EIJ_v1.1, whole genome shotgun sequence includes these proteins:
- the Prune1 gene encoding exopolyphosphatase PRUNE1 isoform X2, which yields MRLTSLHCTRLASSPSSLLTTIFYPRLSTEQMLRKDQKTIYRQGTKVAISAVYMDLEAFLQRSDLLEDLSAFCHDHSYDALVAMTIFFNTQNEPVRQLAIFCPHEALRMTICGVLERSSSPPLQLTPIPSTSPNLQAYLQGNTQVSRKRLLPVLQEALSAHLDSAKMASGQSEVAVGLSREQVDKDLDKASNSLIAGLSQDEEDPPLPPTPMNSLVDDCPLDQGLPKFSAEAVFEKCSQISLSQSARACPSNK from the exons ATGAGATTGACCTCCTTGCATTGCACCAGGCTGGCCAGCTCACCCTCATCCTTGTTGACCACCATATTTTACCCAA GACTGAGCACTGAGCAGATGCTCAGGAAGGACCAGAAGACAATCTACAGACAGGGCACCAAGGTGGCCATCAGTGCGGTCTACATGGATTTGGAG GCCTTTCTGCAGCGGTCAGACCTCCTCGAAGATCTcagtgctttctgccatgatcaCAGCTATGATGCCCTGGTTGCCATGACAATCTTTTTCAACACTCAAAATGAGCCAGTACGGCAATTAGCTATCTTCTGTCCACATGAGGCACTTCGAATGACA ATCTGTGGAGTCCTGGAACGGTCCAGCTCCCCACCCCTGCAGCTGACACCCATCCCAAGCACCTCTCCTAACCTCCAGGCCTATCTTCAAGGCAACACCCAGGTCTCTCGGAAGAGGCTGCTGCCTGTGCTCCAGGAAGCCCTCTCCGCACATCTTGACTCAGCGAAGATGGCTTCAGGGCAGTCTGAGGTAGCTGTGGGTTTGTCTAGGGAGCAGGTGGACAAGGACTTGGACAAGGCAAGTAACTCCCTGATTGCTGGGCTGAGTCAAGATGAGGAAGACCCTCCGCTGCCACCCACGCCCATGAACAGCTTGGTGGATGACTGCCCTCTGGATCAGGGACTGCCTAAGTTCTCCGCTGAGGCTGTCTTTGAGAAGTGCAGTCAGATCTCACTATCCCAGTCTGCCAGAGCCTGCCCATCAAATAAGTGA
- the Prune1 gene encoding exopolyphosphatase PRUNE1 isoform X1, with protein sequence MEDYLQDCRAALQESRPLHVVLGNEACDLDSMVSALALAFYLTKTSEAEDIFIPVLNIKRSELPLRGDNVFFLQEVKIPEPALIFRDEIDLLALHQAGQLTLILVDHHILPKSDAALEEAVAEVLDHRPIEQKYCPPCHVSVELVGSCATLVTERILQGAPETLDRQTAALLHGTIILDCVNMDTNIGKATPKDSKYVEELEALFPDLPKRKDIFDSLQKAKFDVSGLSTEQMLRKDQKTIYRQGTKVAISAVYMDLEAFLQRSDLLEDLSAFCHDHSYDALVAMTIFFNTQNEPVRQLAIFCPHEALRMTICGVLERSSSPPLQLTPIPSTSPNLQAYLQGNTQVSRKRLLPVLQEALSAHLDSAKMASGQSEVAVGLSREQVDKDLDKASNSLIAGLSQDEEDPPLPPTPMNSLVDDCPLDQGLPKFSAEAVFEKCSQISLSQSARACPSNK encoded by the exons ATGGAGGACTACCTGCAGGACTGTCGAGCCGCTTTGCAG gaGTCCAGGCCTCTACATGTCGTGCTGGGAAATGAAGCCTGCGACTTAGACTCCATGGTGTCTGCTCTCGCCCTGGCCTTCTACCTAACAAAG ACGTCTGAAGCAGAAGACATCTTTATACCAGTTTTAAATATAAAGCGTTCTGAGCTTCCTCTGCGAGGGGACAATGTTTTCTTCCTCCAGGAGGTTAAGATTCCAGAGCCAGCGCTGATCTTCCGGGATGAGATTGACCTCCTTGCATTGCACCAGGCTGGCCAGCTCACCCTCATCCTTGTTGACCACCATATTTTACCCAA AAGCGATGCAGCTCTGGAGGAGGCCGTAGCAGAGGTGCTGGACCACCGACCAATTGAGCAGAAATACTGTCCTCCTTGTCACGTTTCAGTTGAGCTGGTAGGGTCCTGTGCTACCCTGGTGACAGAGAGAATCCTGCAGGGGGCACCAGAGACCTTGGACAGACAAACGGCAGCCCTACTGCATG GAACCATCATCCTGGACTGTGTCAACATGGATACCAACATTGGGAAGGCAACCCCCAAGGACAGCAAATATGTGGAAGAACTGGAAGCCCTGTTCCCAGATCTGCCCAAAAGAAAGGACATCTTTGATTCTCTGCAGAAGGCCAAGTTTGACGTCTCAG GACTGAGCACTGAGCAGATGCTCAGGAAGGACCAGAAGACAATCTACAGACAGGGCACCAAGGTGGCCATCAGTGCGGTCTACATGGATTTGGAG GCCTTTCTGCAGCGGTCAGACCTCCTCGAAGATCTcagtgctttctgccatgatcaCAGCTATGATGCCCTGGTTGCCATGACAATCTTTTTCAACACTCAAAATGAGCCAGTACGGCAATTAGCTATCTTCTGTCCACATGAGGCACTTCGAATGACA ATCTGTGGAGTCCTGGAACGGTCCAGCTCCCCACCCCTGCAGCTGACACCCATCCCAAGCACCTCTCCTAACCTCCAGGCCTATCTTCAAGGCAACACCCAGGTCTCTCGGAAGAGGCTGCTGCCTGTGCTCCAGGAAGCCCTCTCCGCACATCTTGACTCAGCGAAGATGGCTTCAGGGCAGTCTGAGGTAGCTGTGGGTTTGTCTAGGGAGCAGGTGGACAAGGACTTGGACAAGGCAAGTAACTCCCTGATTGCTGGGCTGAGTCAAGATGAGGAAGACCCTCCGCTGCCACCCACGCCCATGAACAGCTTGGTGGATGACTGCCCTCTGGATCAGGGACTGCCTAAGTTCTCCGCTGAGGCTGTCTTTGAGAAGTGCAGTCAGATCTCACTATCCCAGTCTGCCAGAGCCTGCCCATCAAATAAGTGA